Proteins encoded in a region of the Quercus lobata isolate SW786 chromosome 8, ValleyOak3.0 Primary Assembly, whole genome shotgun sequence genome:
- the LOC115955767 gene encoding LOW QUALITY PROTEIN: probable galactinol--sucrose galactosyltransferase 1 (The sequence of the model RefSeq protein was modified relative to this genomic sequence to represent the inferred CDS: inserted 1 base in 1 codon), with amino-acid sequence MTVGAGISVADGNLVVLGSKVLHEVHENIVVTAATGGALVNGAFIGVRSNQMGSHRVFPIGKLEGLRFMCDFRFKLWWMTHRMGNCGQDIPFETQFLIVEARDGSNVEQGSKDGMDQSALYVVFLPILEGDFRAVLQGNEQNELEICLESGDPAVEDFEGSHLVFVAAGPDPFDVITNAVKTVEKHLQTFCHRERKKMPDMLNWFGXCTWDAFYTDVTSEGVKEGLESLEKGGIPPKFVIIDDGWQSVSMDPTGIKCEADNSANFANRLTHIKENHKFQKDGKEGHRVEDPVLGVRHIVGEIKDQHALKYVYVWHAITGYWGGVKPGVTEMEHYESKLAYPVSSPGVQSNEDCDALKSITTNGLGLVNPENVFNFYNELHSYLASAGIDGVKVDVQNILDTLGAGHGGRVKLARKYHQALEASISRNFHDNGIIFSMSHNTDGLYSAKRSAVIRASDDFWPRDPASHTIHIASAAYNTIFLGEFMQPDWDMFHSVHPLAEYHGAARAVGGCAIYVSDKPGHHDFNLLKKLVLPDGSILRAKLPGRPTRDCLFSDPARDGKSLLKIWNLNEFNGVVGVFNCQGAGWCKVGKKNLIHDENPGTITGVIRAKDVDYLPRVADDTWTGDTVIFSHLGGEVVYLPNDAAIPITLKSREYEVFTVVPVKELHNGVKFSAIGLIKMFNSGGAIKDMNYDSKTNTSVVLKVRGCGLFGAYSSARPKRITVDLQEIEFRYEEGSGLVTISLRVPEQELYLWNISIEL; translated from the exons atgaccGTTGGGGCGGGGATAAGTGTGGCTGATGGGAATTTGGTGGTGTTGGGGAGCAAAGTGTTGCATGAAGTGCATGAAAACATTGTGGTGACAGCAGCCACAGGAGGTGCATTGGTGAATGGGGCATTCATTGGGGTCAGGTCCAATCAGATGGGAAGCCACCGGGTCTTTCCTATTGGGAAGCTTGA GGGACTGAGGTTTATGTGTGATTTTCGCTTCAAGTTGTGGTGGATGACACACAGGATGGGTAATTGTGGCCAAGACATACCCTTTGAGACCCAGTTTTTGATTGTTGAGGCACGCGATGGTTCTAATGTTGAACAAGGAAGCAAAGATGGCATGGACCAATCTGCCTTATATGTTGTTTTCTTACCAATTCTTGAAGGTGATTTCAGGGCTGTTCTTCAGGGAAACGAGCAGAATGAGTTGGAAATTTGCTTGGAAAGTG GAGATCCAGCTGTTGAGGATTTCGAGGGGAGTCATTTGGTTTTTGTGGCTGCTGGACCAGACCCCTTTGATGTCATCACAAATGCAGTCAA GACTGTTGAGAAACATTTACAGACATTTTGTCATCGTGAGAGAAAGAAG ATGCCAGACATGTTGAACTGGTTTG GGTGTACATGGGATGCTTTCTATACTGATGTCACTTCAGAAGGCGTGAAGGAAGGTTTAGAGAG CTTAGAGAAGGGTGGGATTCCTCCAAAGTTTGTTATAATTGATGATGGATGGCAATCAGTTAGCATGGATCCGACTGGTATTAAATGTGAAGCTGATAACAGTGCCAA CTTTGCAAATAGGTTGACACATATCAAAGAAAACCACAAATTTCAGAAAGATGGTAAAGAGGGTCACAGGGTAGAGGATCCAGTATTGGGAGTTCGCCACATTGTTGGTGAAATCAAGGATCAGCATGCTCTAAA GTATGTCTATGTGTGGCATGCGATAACAGGATATTGGGGTGGTGTTAAACCTGGTGTTACTGAAATGGAACATTATGAATCTAAGTTGGCCTATCCCGTTTCATCTCCCGGGGTTCAATCAAATGAGGATTGTGATGCTTTAAAAAGCATTACAACAAATGGGCTCGGCCTTGTGAACCCTGAAAATGTTTTCAACTTCTACAATGAACTCCACTCATATCTTGCATCAGCTGGTATTGATGGTGTCAAAGTTGATGTTCAGAACATCCTTGACACTCTTGGGGCAGGCCATGGTGGGAGGGTTAAACTTGCTAGAAAATACCATCAGGCCTTAGAGGCGTCTATATCCAGAAACTTCCATGACaacggaattatttttagcatgAGTCACAACACAGATGGTTTGTACAG TGCAAAGCGATCAGCTGTTATAAGGGCATCAGATGATTTCTGGCCAAGAGATCCAGCATCACACACAATTCATATTGCTTCTGCTGCTTATAACACCATTTTTCTTGGGGAATTTATGCAGCCAGATTGGGATATGTTCCAT AGTGTACATCCATTGGCTGAATATCATGGAGCAGCTCGTGCTGTGGGAGGATGTGCTATTTATGTCAG TGACAAGCCTGGACACCACGACTTCAATCTCCTAAAGAAGCTTGTACTTCCTGATGGTTCTATATTGAGAGCCAAACTTCCAGGAAGACCAACACGGGATTGCTTGTTTTCTGATCCTGCCAGAGATGGAAAAAG TCTTCTAAAGATTTGGAATCTCAATGAGTTTAATGGAGTTGTGGGAGTCTTCAACTGCCAGGGAGCTGGCTGGTGTAAGGTTGGAAAGAAGAATCTTATCCACGATGAAAATCCTGGTACCATTACTGGGGTGATTAGGGCTAAAGATGTTGATTATTTGCCGAGAGTTGCAGATGATACATGGACTGGGGATACTGTTATATTTTCCCATCTTGGTG GGGAAGTAGTTTATCTTCCAAACGATGCAGCAATTCCAATCACACTAAAATCCCGAGAATACGAAGTTTTCACAGTGGTTCCCGTTAAGGAACTCCACAATGGGGTTAAATTTTCTGCCATAGGTTTAATCAAGATGTTCAATTCAGGTGGAGCCATCAAAGATATGAATTATGACTCTAAGACAAATACAAGTGTTGTCTTGAAAGTTCGCGGGTGTGGCCTATTTGGAGCTTATTCATCAGCCAGACCCAAGAGGATAACAGTTGATTTGCAGGAAATAGAATTCAGATATGAAGAAGGATCGGGTTTGGTCACCATTTCTTTGAGAGTTCCAGAGCAAGAGTTGTACCTCTGGAACATATCCATTGAgctataa